Proteins from one Syntrophaceae bacterium genomic window:
- the nfi gene encoding deoxyribonuclease V: MRVLSLHPWDLPCREAVFLQKELRGRLILDDRSFPSSLQTIAGADVSYARGSDRFFAAVVVLAYPSLELLEEASAEDRSAFPYVPGLLSFREGPVVLKAFGRLRRTPDAVLFDGQGIAHPRGIGLASHLGLFLDLPAIGCAKTRLYGAHGEVAPEKGSTADLLADGAIVGAALRTRDRVKPVYVSQGHRVSLGKAVGVVLDCCRGYRLPEPVRLAHRTVNRVRVEAGD; encoded by the coding sequence ATGAGGGTCCTTAGCCTCCATCCCTGGGACCTCCCCTGCCGGGAGGCCGTCTTTCTGCAGAAAGAACTGCGGGGACGGCTGATCCTGGATGACCGGTCTTTTCCCTCTTCCCTGCAGACGATTGCCGGGGCCGACGTCTCCTACGCCCGGGGGAGCGACCGCTTCTTTGCCGCGGTCGTCGTTCTCGCCTACCCGTCCCTGGAATTGCTCGAAGAGGCCTCCGCCGAGGACCGGTCCGCTTTTCCCTATGTTCCCGGCCTCCTCAGTTTCCGGGAGGGCCCCGTCGTGCTGAAGGCCTTCGGGAGGCTCCGTCGTACGCCCGATGCAGTCCTCTTCGACGGCCAGGGGATCGCCCATCCCCGGGGAATCGGCCTCGCCTCCCACCTGGGGCTCTTTCTCGACCTGCCGGCGATCGGCTGTGCCAAAACCCGGCTCTACGGGGCACACGGCGAAGTCGCCCCTGAGAAGGGAAGCACGGCTGATCTTTTGGCGGACGGCGCCATCGTCGGTGCCGCGCTCAGGACCCGGGACCGGGTGAAGCCCGTGTATGTCTCCCAGGGACACCGGGTCAGCCTGGGAAAAGCCGTCGGGGTCGTCCTGGACTGCTGCCGGGGCTACCGTCTGCCGGAGCCTGTCCGGCTGGCCCACCGGACGGTGAACCGGGTTCGTGTGGAGGCGGGAGATTGA
- a CDS encoding DUF3047 domain-containing protein gives MNRKIWIVLPAALFLLVSAAAAYALRGEIVEVALYRSAKMVEGVPAGWKIMRHSGTPVIRLEKFGDAYYVRLASDSRSGFGIEKEVSVDLKEYPYLNWTWTATRLPRGGDVRKSATDDQALQIYVVLPSTGFPETLNYPILTYVWDNEAPKGLITKSPKPLMKKIRYVVVRNKTDRLGTWYTEKRNVYEDFRKVFRDVDGGEPRGATHGLRFYINSQNTKSQAEGYIGEVYFSKS, from the coding sequence ATGAACAGAAAGATATGGATTGTTCTCCCGGCAGCGCTGTTCCTCCTTGTGTCCGCCGCTGCGGCGTATGCCCTGCGCGGGGAGATCGTGGAGGTGGCCCTGTACCGGAGTGCAAAGATGGTCGAAGGTGTCCCGGCAGGCTGGAAGATCATGCGCCATTCCGGAACGCCGGTCATCCGGCTCGAGAAGTTCGGCGATGCCTACTATGTGCGCCTGGCAAGCGATTCCCGGTCTGGTTTCGGGATCGAAAAAGAGGTCAGCGTCGACCTCAAGGAATATCCATACCTGAACTGGACCTGGACGGCGACGAGGCTGCCCCGGGGCGGCGACGTCCGGAAATCAGCCACCGACGACCAGGCGCTCCAGATTTACGTTGTCCTGCCGTCGACGGGCTTCCCGGAGACATTGAACTACCCGATCCTGACCTACGTCTGGGACAATGAGGCGCCGAAGGGGCTGATCACCAAGAGCCCCAAGCCCCTCATGAAAAAGATCCGATACGTTGTCGTCCGCAACAAGACGGACCGCCTCGGGACCTGGTACACGGAAAAGCGAAATGTGTACGAAGATTTCCGGAAGGTATTCCGGGATGTCGACGGAGGCGAGCCCAGGGGCGCAACCCATGGACTGCGCTTCTATATCAATTCGCAGAACACCAAGAGCCAGGCGGAAGGATATATCGGCGAGGTTTACTTCAGCAAGTCCTGA
- a CDS encoding glycosyltransferase family 4 protein, which translates to MRVLMFGWDFSARLSGGLGPACRGITGALSVLGHDVILVFPRGNPPPEDIRTHEREAAAAREINARPVSSPLTPYQTPASYRPPPLRAAETGDPAAEGEYGPDLLSEVLRFGEEASWLARDLSFDVIHAHDWMTVFAAVRARETSGKPLVFHVHSLEINRRGEDINRNIFEIERYGMERADHIIAVSAFLKNMIVSRCGIPPEKVTVAYNAAESFEAAGPAPPRNGGGKTVLFLGRITHQKGPRYFLDAAARVLRDLPETDFIMAGDGDGLDEARRYAGELGIAARIRFTGFLEEDRLEEVFAVSDLYVLSSASEPFGIVPLEAARRGVPVILSRQSGVAEVLKTAWRVDFWDTEELARKIIDLLTHPDLAASLAQAVREEEAGIRWDATAEKIDGIYRQLETGFPPR; encoded by the coding sequence GTGCGCGTCCTGATGTTCGGCTGGGACTTCTCAGCCCGGTTGAGCGGAGGCCTCGGCCCGGCCTGCCGGGGAATCACAGGGGCTTTGTCCGTTCTCGGCCACGACGTGATCCTGGTCTTCCCGCGCGGGAATCCTCCGCCGGAGGACATCCGTACCCATGAACGGGAAGCGGCAGCGGCTCGGGAAATCAACGCCCGCCCCGTTTCCTCCCCCCTGACGCCGTACCAGACCCCGGCATCCTACCGGCCTCCGCCGCTTCGTGCAGCGGAGACCGGCGATCCGGCAGCGGAAGGAGAATACGGGCCCGATCTCCTGTCGGAGGTGCTCCGGTTCGGAGAAGAGGCCTCGTGGCTGGCCCGGGATCTTTCCTTCGACGTGATCCATGCCCACGACTGGATGACGGTGTTCGCAGCGGTCCGGGCCCGGGAAACTTCCGGGAAACCCCTGGTTTTCCATGTCCATTCCCTCGAAATCAACCGCCGGGGCGAGGACATCAACCGGAACATCTTCGAGATCGAGCGATACGGAATGGAGCGGGCGGATCACATCATTGCCGTGAGCGCCTTTCTGAAGAACATGATCGTGAGCCGCTGCGGGATTCCCCCGGAGAAGGTCACCGTCGCATACAACGCGGCCGAGTCGTTCGAGGCGGCCGGACCGGCACCTCCCCGGAACGGCGGCGGGAAGACCGTCCTGTTCCTGGGGAGAATCACGCACCAGAAGGGCCCCCGGTACTTTCTGGACGCGGCAGCCCGGGTCCTCCGGGATCTGCCGGAGACGGATTTCATCATGGCCGGCGACGGCGACGGCCTGGATGAGGCGCGGCGTTACGCCGGGGAGCTCGGAATCGCCGCGCGGATCCGGTTCACGGGATTCCTGGAGGAAGACCGCCTGGAGGAAGTCTTTGCCGTGAGCGATCTGTACGTCCTGAGCAGCGCCTCGGAACCCTTCGGAATCGTGCCGCTGGAAGCGGCCCGGCGCGGTGTCCCGGTCATTCTGTCCCGCCAGTCCGGCGTGGCGGAGGTGCTCAAGACGGCCTGGCGGGTCGATTTCTGGGATACGGAGGAACTGGCCAGGAAAATCATCGACCTCCTGACCCATCCGGATCTCGCCGCCTCGCTTGCACAGGCGGTGCGGGAGGAGGAAGCGGGAATCCGGTGGGATGCCACCGCGGAAAAAATCGACGGAATCTACCGACAGTTGGAAACCGGATTTCCCCCACGCTGA
- a CDS encoding FAD-dependent oxidoreductase has product MTSQRLVVIGGGAAGPSSAAEAKRRNRSLDVTMIEGGDFVSYAACPMPYYIGDVIKDYKRLVIRTPEEFQKTGINVKTRTRVEEIDPGKGLVRLSDESTLPYDILVMGTGSSAIRLDIPGADLEGVFVLKNLSDALRMKAYLNDTNCRKAAIVGGGYIAMEMSEALRKLGIETSVVVRRNRPVVRWDEAFTDLILEELRKNDVSFQAETRLQSIEKGTSSRFLLRTDKGDMDADMVLLGLGVCANVTLAKSMGLEIGATGAIKVDSRQQTSREGVYAVGDCCEVFHRIARQWVHLPLGDIANKQGRVAGQNIGGKPAEFPGVVGAQSFKVFDLEVGTTGLTEDEAVQYGFNPVSTLIWGSPVARPMVQGQKIGVKLVADKVTGKLLGGQCIGEKGAIQRTYALSVALWSGLGIEEVGYLDLPYAPPFGGAWDAIHVAAQEIVKKR; this is encoded by the coding sequence ATGACGAGTCAAAGATTGGTGGTCATCGGTGGCGGGGCAGCGGGTCCTTCATCGGCGGCGGAAGCCAAGCGGAGGAACAGGTCACTCGACGTGACCATGATCGAAGGGGGTGATTTCGTTTCCTATGCCGCCTGTCCGATGCCTTATTATATCGGCGATGTAATCAAGGATTATAAAAGGCTGGTGATCCGGACGCCGGAAGAGTTCCAGAAGACCGGGATCAACGTGAAGACAAGAACCCGTGTCGAAGAGATCGATCCCGGGAAAGGCCTGGTCCGTCTCTCCGATGAATCCACGCTTCCCTACGATATCCTGGTCATGGGTACGGGATCGAGCGCCATCCGACTGGACATACCCGGAGCCGATCTCGAAGGGGTCTTCGTCCTGAAAAACCTTTCCGATGCACTCCGTATGAAAGCATATCTGAACGACACGAACTGCCGGAAGGCGGCCATTGTCGGCGGCGGTTACATAGCCATGGAGATGAGTGAAGCGCTGAGGAAGCTGGGCATCGAAACATCGGTGGTCGTCCGTCGCAACCGGCCGGTCGTTCGCTGGGACGAGGCGTTTACGGACCTGATCCTCGAAGAGTTAAGGAAGAACGATGTCTCCTTTCAGGCGGAAACAAGGCTTCAGTCCATCGAAAAAGGAACGTCGAGCCGTTTTCTTCTGAGGACGGACAAAGGGGATATGGACGCCGACATGGTTCTGCTGGGGCTGGGCGTATGCGCCAACGTGACGCTGGCGAAGTCCATGGGGCTGGAGATCGGCGCAACCGGTGCCATCAAGGTCGATTCGAGGCAACAGACGTCCCGGGAAGGAGTCTATGCCGTCGGCGACTGCTGTGAGGTCTTTCACCGGATCGCCCGGCAATGGGTGCACCTGCCTCTTGGAGACATTGCGAACAAGCAGGGGCGCGTGGCGGGCCAGAACATCGGGGGAAAACCGGCGGAGTTCCCCGGGGTCGTCGGGGCTCAGTCGTTCAAGGTTTTCGACCTGGAGGTCGGGACCACGGGCCTTACGGAGGACGAGGCCGTACAATACGGGTTCAATCCCGTCAGCACCCTGATCTGGGGATCGCCCGTCGCCCGCCCGATGGTTCAAGGTCAGAAAATCGGCGTCAAGCTGGTTGCCGACAAGGTCACGGGGAAGCTTCTGGGCGGCCAGTGCATCGGAGAAAAGGGTGCCATCCAGCGGACCTATGCCCTGTCTGTCGCCCTGTGGTCGGGACTGGGCATTGAAGAGGTGGGTTACCTGGATCTGCCCTACGCACCCCCGTTCGGCGGTGCCTGGGACGCCATCCACGTGGCGGCGCAGGAAATCGTCAAGAAAAGGTAA
- a CDS encoding bifunctional riboflavin kinase/FAD synthetase, translated as MEVIRSLEEIPRELEGAFVTIGNFDGVHRGHRAIFRHLIEEAGPAGAPVLVITFEPHPKSVLRTDRRPFYLITTPEEKIREIASTGVDALLMIPFNLDFASLSAEAFVRDILWERLRIRKLFIGHDYRFGRGKEGNEAFLVRWGKTLGFSVEALGAVSGSGDVISSTRIRNAIFDGDVRTARHLLGRPYNVEGRVVHGHRRGTGLGFPTANVRPEKELLPARGVYAAFTKMDGRSMKSVLNIGYNPTFGDAELSVEVFILDFRGDLYGETLEILFIDRLRPEMKFSGPEALATQIRADVAKSESILADWLENPDEGP; from the coding sequence ATGGAGGTCATCCGCAGTCTGGAAGAAATTCCCCGGGAACTGGAAGGGGCTTTTGTAACCATCGGCAACTTTGACGGTGTGCACCGGGGCCATCGGGCCATTTTCCGCCACCTCATCGAGGAGGCCGGACCGGCCGGGGCGCCCGTCCTGGTCATCACCTTCGAACCGCATCCGAAAAGCGTTCTGCGGACCGACCGAAGGCCCTTCTACCTGATCACGACCCCGGAGGAGAAAATCCGGGAGATCGCCTCTACCGGGGTCGACGCCCTCCTGATGATCCCCTTCAACCTGGACTTCGCCTCCCTGTCCGCAGAGGCCTTCGTCCGGGACATCCTCTGGGAGCGGCTCCGCATCCGGAAGCTCTTCATCGGTCACGATTATCGATTCGGTCGCGGCAAGGAGGGCAACGAGGCCTTCCTGGTCCGCTGGGGGAAGACCCTGGGCTTCTCCGTGGAGGCCCTCGGAGCCGTTTCCGGGAGCGGGGACGTCATCAGCAGCACCCGCATCCGGAACGCCATTTTCGACGGCGACGTCCGGACGGCCCGCCATCTTCTCGGCCGCCCCTATAATGTGGAAGGCCGTGTCGTCCATGGCCACCGCCGGGGGACCGGCCTGGGCTTCCCGACAGCGAACGTCCGGCCCGAAAAGGAGCTCCTGCCGGCCAGGGGCGTTTACGCCGCCTTCACCAAGATGGACGGGCGGTCGATGAAGTCGGTCCTCAACATCGGCTACAATCCCACCTTCGGAGACGCGGAGCTTTCCGTGGAGGTCTTCATTCTCGATTTCCGGGGCGACCTGTATGGGGAAACGCTGGAGATCCTCTTCATCGACCGGCTTCGGCCGGAAATGAAGTTCAGCGGTCCCGAGGCGCTGGCAACACAGATCCGGGCCGACGTGGCCAAATCGGAGAGCATCCTGGCGGACTGGCTGGAAAATCCCGATGAGGGTCCTTAG
- a CDS encoding aromatic ring hydroxylase, producing MALKTAEEYLGSIGKMKPRVYCGGKWVTNLLDNPVTRSMVMANSAIYGLAEDEKNKEVMVAKSHLTGEPINRNLNVARNIHDLDMRQEMALLTSQTVGTCNYRCVGCDALNSVAATTWEMDRDLGTKYEENFNKWLAFAQANDLAVSGAITDAKGDRKKRPSQQDDVDTFVHLVEKRDDGIVVRGIKVSQSGAIGSHETLVLPGGALKEGEEKFALAFAVQNSVPGLSYICQYNAYSAEREMFGDEEAELGNPIYGQRETSTMVFDNVFIPWERVFLCGETKYCGKMVTRFAKAHRMNCGGACKVGFADLIIGGTMLAAEYIGVEKVPHIQEKIIDMVRFSETSHACAIAAAMRGREEPKGSGVFLPDDLFGNAAKLNIAHGFWEIIKNAGDIGGGLVVTMPRLKDLEDPEVGPMLKKAFGAAAPADKRMKVAKFLQHWSAGLHGPGTWHGAGAPQTQRFMFTVLTDFDAKKKMAKKIMGMKD from the coding sequence ATGGCTCTAAAAACGGCAGAGGAGTATCTGGGTAGCATCGGAAAGATGAAGCCCCGTGTGTATTGCGGGGGGAAATGGGTAACGAATCTGCTGGACAATCCCGTCACGAGATCCATGGTCATGGCCAACTCCGCAATATACGGCCTGGCCGAGGACGAGAAAAACAAGGAAGTCATGGTGGCGAAGTCCCACCTGACAGGGGAGCCGATCAACCGCAACCTCAATGTGGCACGGAATATTCACGATCTGGACATGCGGCAGGAGATGGCACTGCTCACCAGCCAGACGGTGGGGACCTGCAATTACCGCTGCGTCGGCTGCGACGCCCTTAACAGCGTGGCCGCTACGACCTGGGAAATGGACCGTGACCTGGGCACGAAATACGAGGAAAATTTCAACAAGTGGCTGGCCTTTGCCCAGGCCAACGACCTGGCCGTGTCGGGCGCCATCACCGACGCCAAGGGGGACCGGAAGAAACGTCCCTCCCAGCAGGATGATGTCGACACCTTTGTCCATCTCGTCGAGAAGCGGGACGACGGAATCGTGGTGCGGGGGATCAAGGTCAGCCAGAGCGGCGCCATCGGTTCCCATGAAACCCTGGTGCTTCCCGGCGGCGCCCTGAAGGAAGGGGAGGAAAAGTTCGCCCTGGCCTTTGCCGTCCAGAACAGTGTTCCGGGTCTGTCCTACATCTGCCAGTACAACGCCTATTCCGCGGAGCGGGAAATGTTCGGCGACGAGGAAGCGGAACTCGGGAACCCGATCTACGGTCAGCGGGAAACATCGACGATGGTGTTCGACAACGTCTTCATTCCCTGGGAGCGGGTCTTCCTCTGCGGCGAGACCAAGTATTGCGGGAAAATGGTCACCCGGTTCGCCAAGGCCCACCGCATGAACTGCGGCGGGGCCTGCAAGGTGGGATTCGCCGACCTGATCATCGGAGGCACCATGCTGGCCGCCGAATACATCGGCGTGGAAAAGGTCCCCCACATCCAGGAGAAGATCATCGACATGGTCCGTTTCAGCGAGACCTCCCATGCCTGCGCCATCGCGGCCGCCATGAGAGGCCGCGAGGAACCGAAAGGCTCCGGCGTCTTTCTGCCGGACGATCTCTTCGGCAATGCCGCCAAGCTGAACATCGCCCACGGATTCTGGGAAATCATCAAGAACGCAGGCGACATCGGCGGCGGCCTGGTGGTGACCATGCCGAGGCTGAAGGATCTGGAAGATCCGGAGGTCGGTCCCATGCTGAAGAAGGCCTTCGGGGCCGCGGCTCCGGCGGACAAGCGGATGAAGGTCGCCAAGTTCCTGCAGCACTGGTCGGCGGGCCTTCACGGGCCCGGGACCTGGCACGGCGCCGGCGCTCCCCAGACCCAGCGGTTCATGTTCACCGTTCTGACGGATTTCGACGCGAAGAAGAAAATGGCAAAGAAGATCATGGGGATGAAGGACTGA
- the glgP gene encoding alpha-glucan family phosphorylase, whose amino-acid sequence MTEHRNTYLFEVSWEVCNKVGGIHTVLTSKMREALNTFGDRYILLGPDLKNNPEFEETDEECWTRIREATAIKEIPCRFGRWRIPGRPKVILVGFSQRYDKDQLLFRIWENWGVDSMTGGWDYVEPVMFSHATGEVIETAYHILARPGGNPVIAHFHEWMAGAGLLYLKRRIPEIATVFTTHATILGRTLSGTGMDLYGSMDHLSPQKEAGAHNISAKFSMEHVTAREADCFTTVSEITALEARNILGRAPDAVTPNGLDMENIPDLTEDRAPAAASRAALLAAAGKFLQRELPPDTRLFMTSGRYEFHNKGIDLFLGALGRLERELEAERSAVAFLFVMGGHMDLLPSLKAHYTRTEPGPMPIATHRLSYGASDPVLETCKRLSLRNMPENRISIIFVPAPLDGNDGFLNLPYFEALQGCDMGVFPSYYEPWGYTPLECAAYAVPTVSTDLAGFGQWVRQMNGGYDGVRILDRRNQEPAAVEEELKEMLRESFSWTEQDLLRMRRGARHLALHADWRDFYGAYLAAYDGALGKAFERSAKIAATDTGERKHVFAGTVSTQPHFRVFTAVANLPEAIIRLRELAYNLWWVWNPRALDLFATLDPKLWLEMGNNPVRMLETVSASRLAEAARNPSYMALYGQIMSQFDDYTEEKSSDSNPYASNGIRWSSPVAYFSTEYGLHECLPIYSGGLGTLSGDHLKTASDMNIPLVGIGLLYKNGYFRQIIDRNGIQIAEYPENDFSSLPVEIVRDELGTDVKISLELPGRTLYANIWEIKVGRVSLYLLDTDVPGNTLQDRSITSRLYGADPRVRIEQEILLGAGGVRLLKKLGIRPRVYHINEGHSAFLIFERIADLMSGEGLSFEEAAEIVRGSTVFTTHTPVEAGNERFSKDLIESHLGGYLKRFGLSWAQFWDLGRKERGDDRPFFMTILALKMSHRSNAVSSLHGQVARHMWRDVWKGFDDSDIPIGQITNGVHVMSYIAPRMKECFDTYLGMDWEKHIADPERWQRVQDIPDIQLWRIRSELKQRMLDYLRDYTAAADTKFPSWKNWREDLFSRLNPSALMIGFARRFAPYKRADLLLSDLDRLDRIVNHPTRPVHVIFAGKAHPNDDMGKNLVKRVIDVCRDVRFRGRIFFIEDYSLGSARMLVRGVDLWLNTPRRPYEASGTSGMKVAANGVLNLSVSDGWWSEAFDGTNGWTVGPVVQQHADERPNADEEDGRDLYTLLEEVVIPAFYERDLSGIPERWIAAVKRSMQTLIPKFNTERMLSEYYEGMYLPAARRDQELTADGFALTRTIVDWKRKVPMRFSSLKLQEVTVEGIHGDTIVVDQPLSVQVRIDPGKVAPEEILVELVIGPRDSHGFSSPPERVPLKIADVEKDGLLVFAGEYTVRANGTYSYGIRVLPFHPQLAMLQETGLILWG is encoded by the coding sequence ATGACGGAACACCGGAACACCTACCTGTTCGAGGTCAGCTGGGAGGTCTGCAACAAGGTAGGCGGAATCCATACCGTCCTCACCAGCAAGATGCGGGAGGCCCTGAACACATTCGGGGACCGCTACATCCTGCTCGGTCCGGATCTCAAAAACAATCCCGAGTTCGAGGAAACGGACGAGGAATGCTGGACCCGGATCCGGGAGGCGACGGCCATCAAGGAGATCCCCTGCCGGTTCGGTCGTTGGCGGATCCCGGGCCGGCCGAAAGTCATCCTCGTGGGATTCTCCCAGCGGTACGACAAGGATCAACTCCTGTTCCGCATCTGGGAAAACTGGGGCGTCGATTCCATGACCGGCGGCTGGGACTACGTGGAGCCCGTCATGTTCAGCCACGCCACGGGGGAAGTCATCGAGACGGCGTATCACATTCTGGCGCGTCCCGGAGGGAATCCGGTCATTGCCCATTTCCACGAATGGATGGCCGGAGCGGGCCTTCTCTATCTGAAGCGGCGGATTCCCGAGATCGCCACCGTCTTTACAACCCACGCCACCATTCTGGGCCGCACCCTGTCGGGAACCGGCATGGACCTGTATGGATCGATGGACCACCTCTCGCCCCAGAAAGAGGCTGGAGCCCACAACATCAGCGCGAAATTTTCGATGGAGCACGTCACAGCCCGGGAGGCCGACTGCTTCACCACCGTCAGCGAGATCACCGCCCTGGAGGCCCGGAACATCCTCGGCCGCGCCCCCGATGCCGTCACCCCCAACGGGCTGGACATGGAGAACATCCCGGACCTGACGGAAGACCGGGCGCCAGCGGCGGCATCCCGGGCCGCACTCCTTGCGGCGGCGGGGAAATTCCTCCAGCGGGAGCTTCCGCCGGATACCCGCCTTTTCATGACCTCCGGCCGCTACGAATTCCACAACAAGGGGATCGATCTGTTCCTTGGAGCCCTGGGACGCCTGGAACGGGAACTGGAGGCCGAACGATCGGCCGTGGCCTTCCTCTTCGTCATGGGCGGCCACATGGACCTGCTACCCTCTCTGAAGGCCCATTACACCCGGACCGAACCGGGTCCCATGCCCATCGCCACGCACCGCCTCTCTTACGGTGCCTCGGATCCCGTTCTGGAGACCTGCAAGCGCCTGAGCCTCCGGAACATGCCCGAGAACCGGATCAGCATCATCTTCGTTCCGGCTCCGCTGGACGGAAACGACGGGTTCCTCAATCTTCCCTATTTCGAGGCCCTCCAGGGATGCGACATGGGTGTCTTCCCCTCCTATTACGAGCCGTGGGGATATACGCCGCTGGAGTGCGCTGCCTACGCCGTCCCGACGGTTTCCACCGACCTGGCCGGATTCGGGCAGTGGGTCCGCCAGATGAACGGGGGCTACGACGGCGTGCGGATCCTGGACCGGCGGAACCAGGAGCCGGCAGCCGTCGAAGAAGAGCTGAAGGAAATGCTCCGGGAGAGTTTCTCCTGGACGGAGCAGGATCTTCTCCGGATGCGCCGGGGAGCCCGGCACCTGGCCCTGCATGCAGACTGGAGGGACTTTTACGGGGCATATCTGGCGGCCTACGACGGGGCTCTGGGAAAGGCCTTCGAACGATCCGCCAAGATCGCGGCGACAGATACGGGGGAACGGAAGCACGTCTTTGCCGGCACCGTCTCCACCCAGCCTCACTTCCGGGTTTTCACGGCTGTCGCCAACCTCCCGGAAGCGATCATCCGGCTCCGGGAACTGGCCTACAACCTATGGTGGGTCTGGAATCCCCGGGCCCTGGACCTGTTCGCCACCCTGGACCCGAAACTCTGGCTGGAAATGGGCAACAATCCCGTCCGGATGCTCGAAACGGTCAGCGCCTCGCGGCTCGCCGAGGCGGCCCGGAATCCAAGCTATATGGCCCTGTACGGCCAGATCATGAGCCAGTTCGACGATTACACGGAAGAAAAATCGTCCGACAGCAATCCCTATGCCTCGAACGGCATCCGCTGGTCCAGCCCGGTCGCCTATTTCTCCACCGAGTACGGGCTCCATGAGTGCCTCCCCATCTATTCCGGCGGACTGGGGACCCTCTCGGGGGACCATCTCAAGACGGCCAGCGACATGAACATCCCCCTCGTCGGGATCGGGCTGCTCTACAAGAACGGGTACTTCCGGCAGATCATCGACCGGAACGGGATCCAGATCGCCGAGTATCCGGAGAACGATTTCTCAAGCCTGCCCGTGGAGATCGTCCGCGATGAGCTGGGCACGGACGTCAAGATCTCCCTGGAGCTGCCCGGGCGCACCCTGTACGCGAACATCTGGGAAATCAAGGTCGGCCGGGTTTCCCTCTATCTCCTGGACACGGACGTCCCGGGAAACACGCTCCAGGACCGCTCCATCACATCCCGCCTCTACGGGGCCGATCCGCGGGTGCGGATCGAGCAGGAGATCCTGCTGGGGGCGGGAGGCGTCCGCCTCCTGAAGAAACTCGGCATCCGTCCCCGGGTATACCACATCAACGAGGGACACTCGGCCTTCCTGATTTTCGAGCGGATCGCCGACCTGATGAGCGGGGAGGGGCTGTCCTTCGAGGAGGCAGCGGAGATTGTCCGGGGCAGCACGGTCTTCACCACCCACACCCCCGTGGAGGCCGGAAACGAACGCTTCTCGAAGGACCTGATCGAGTCGCACCTGGGCGGATACCTGAAGCGCTTCGGTCTTTCCTGGGCTCAGTTCTGGGACCTGGGCCGGAAGGAGCGGGGCGACGACCGGCCGTTCTTCATGACCATCCTGGCCCTCAAGATGTCCCACCGGAGCAATGCCGTAAGCAGCCTTCACGGGCAGGTGGCACGCCACATGTGGCGGGATGTCTGGAAGGGATTCGACGATTCGGACATCCCCATCGGACAGATCACCAACGGCGTCCATGTCATGTCCTACATCGCCCCCCGGATGAAGGAGTGCTTCGACACCTACCTGGGGATGGACTGGGAAAAGCACATCGCCGACCCCGAGCGCTGGCAGCGCGTCCAGGACATCCCCGACATTCAGCTGTGGCGGATCCGCTCCGAACTGAAACAGCGGATGCTCGACTATCTCCGCGACTACACCGCCGCCGCGGACACGAAATTCCCTTCCTGGAAGAACTGGCGGGAGGATCTGTTTTCCCGGCTGAATCCGTCTGCGCTCATGATCGGATTCGCCCGCCGTTTCGCCCCGTACAAGCGGGCGGACCTGCTTCTGTCGGACCTGGACCGGCTGGACCGGATCGTCAATCATCCGACCCGGCCGGTGCACGTCATCTTCGCCGGCAAGGCCCATCCCAACGACGACATGGGAAAGAACCTCGTGAAACGGGTCATCGACGTCTGCCGGGACGTCCGGTTCCGGGGCCGCATCTTTTTCATCGAAGACTACTCCCTCGGCAGCGCGCGGATGCTGGTCCGGGGGGTCGATCTCTGGCTCAACACACCCCGGCGCCCCTATGAGGCCAGCGGCACGAGCGGGATGAAGGTGGCCGCCAACGGGGTCCTGAACCTGAGCGTCTCCGACGGCTGGTGGAGCGAGGCCTTCGACGGGACAAACGGATGGACGGTGGGGCCGGTCGTACAGCAGCACGCGGACGAGCGTCCCAATGCCGACGAAGAGGACGGCCGGGACCTCTATACACTCCTGGAAGAAGTCGTCATCCCCGCTTTTTACGAGCGTGATCTTTCCGGAATTCCGGAGCGCTGGATCGCCGCCGTCAAGCGCTCCATGCAGACCCTGATTCCAAAATTCAACACGGAGCGGATGCTGTCCGAGTACTATGAAGGGATGTATCTCCCGGCGGCGCGGCGCGATCAGGAGCTGACGGCCGACGGCTTCGCCCTGACCCGCACGATCGTCGACTGGAAGCGGAAGGTACCCATGCGGTTTTCCTCCCTGAAGCTCCAGGAAGTGACCGTCGAGGGCATTCACGGGGACACGATCGTGGTGGACCAACCCCTGTCGGTCCAGGTTCGGATCGACCCGGGAAAAGTGGCGCCGGAGGAGATCCTCGTGGAGCTGGTGATCGGTCCCAGGGACAGTCACGGCTTCTCCAGTCCACCGGAGCGGGTCCCCCTGAAGATCGCGGACGTGGAAAAGGACGGCCTGCTGGTATTTGCCGGCGAGTACACCGTCCGGGCGAACGGAACCTACTCGTACGGCATCCGGGTTCTGCCGTTCCATCCGCAATTGGCGATGCTTCAGGAGACGGGCCTGATCCTCTGGGGGTAA